The following proteins are encoded in a genomic region of Streptomyces sp. NBC_01723:
- a CDS encoding serine/threonine-protein kinase, producing the protein MARKIGSRYTAHQILGRGSAGTVWLGEGPEGPVAIKLLREDLASDQELVSRFVQERTALLGLEHPHVVSVRDLVVDGNDLALVMDLVRGTDLRTRLDRERRLSPEAAVAVVADVADGLAAAHAAGVVHRDVKPENVLLDMRGPLGPGGSHPALLTDFGVAKLIDTPRRTRATKIIGTPDYLAPEIVEGLPPRAAVDIYALATVLYELLAGFTPFGGGHPGAVLRRHVTETVVPLPGIPDELWQLLVQCLAKGPASRLRASELSVRLRELLPMLAGMGPLDVDEPDAEQEEDAPEEPATSSAPAGEPVRRRGAVPLVPGAKPADSNRDTHTSMRVPAPDELAGGARGTARAPRASGAPRPGSARNRAAARRRRLALGGGAVALVAAIGVGTWLATSADETDQGPQDTRNSAPASP; encoded by the coding sequence TTGGCACGGAAGATCGGCAGCCGGTACACCGCCCACCAGATCCTCGGGCGGGGCAGCGCCGGCACGGTGTGGCTCGGCGAGGGTCCCGAGGGGCCCGTCGCGATCAAGCTGCTGCGCGAGGACCTGGCGTCCGACCAGGAGCTGGTCTCGCGCTTCGTCCAGGAGCGCACGGCCCTGCTCGGCCTGGAGCACCCGCACGTCGTCTCCGTCCGTGACCTGGTGGTCGACGGCAACGACCTCGCCCTGGTCATGGACCTGGTCCGCGGCACGGACCTGCGCACCCGCCTCGACCGCGAGCGGCGCCTGTCGCCCGAGGCGGCCGTGGCCGTCGTGGCGGACGTCGCCGACGGCCTGGCCGCCGCGCACGCCGCCGGGGTCGTGCACCGCGACGTCAAGCCGGAGAACGTGCTCCTCGACATGCGGGGCCCGCTCGGGCCCGGCGGCTCCCACCCGGCCCTGCTGACGGACTTCGGGGTGGCCAAGCTCATCGACACCCCCCGGCGCACCCGGGCCACGAAGATCATCGGCACGCCCGACTACCTGGCCCCGGAGATCGTCGAGGGCCTGCCCCCGCGCGCGGCGGTCGACATCTACGCGCTGGCCACGGTGCTGTACGAGCTGCTCGCCGGCTTCACGCCGTTCGGCGGCGGCCATCCCGGCGCGGTGCTGCGCCGCCACGTCACCGAGACGGTCGTCCCGCTCCCCGGCATCCCCGACGAGCTGTGGCAGCTCCTCGTGCAGTGCCTCGCCAAGGGACCCGCCTCCCGGCTGCGCGCCTCCGAGCTGAGCGTCCGGCTGCGCGAGCTGCTGCCGATGCTGGCCGGGATGGGCCCGCTGGACGTGGACGAGCCCGACGCCGAGCAGGAGGAGGACGCGCCCGAGGAGCCCGCGACCTCCTCGGCGCCCGCCGGGGAACCGGTACGCCGCCGGGGAGCCGTGCCCCTGGTGCCGGGAGCGAAGCCGGCCGACTCCAACCGGGACACGCACACCTCGATGCGCGTACCCGCCCCGGACGAGCTGGCGGGCGGCGCCCGGGGCACCGCCCGCGCCCCGCGCGCCTCCGGCGCCCCACGCCCCGGCTCGGCCCGCAACCGCGCCGCCGCACGCCGCCGCCGCCTCGCCCTGGGCGGCGGCGCGGTCGCCCTGGTGGCGGCGATCGGCGTCGGCACATGGCTGGCGACCAGCGCCGACGAGACCGACCAGGGCCCCCAGGACACACGGAACTCGGCCCCGGCCTCCCCCTGA
- the ftsX gene encoding permease-like cell division protein FtsX translates to MRAQFVLSEIGVGLRRNLTMTFAVIVSVALSLALFGGSLLMSDQVNTMKGYWYDKVNVSVFLCNKSDAESDPNCAKGAVTSDQKKQIMSDLDEMAVVDKVTYESQDEAYKHYKEQFGDSPLASSLTPDQMQESYRIKLKDPEKYQVIATAFDGREGVQSVQDQKGILDNLFGLLNGMNWAARAVMALMLVVALMLIVNTVRVSAFSRRRETGIMRLVGASGFYIQAPFIMEAAVAGLIGGGVACGFLVVARYFIIDHGLALSEKLNLINFIGWDAVLTKLPLILATSLLMPALAAFFALRKYLKV, encoded by the coding sequence ATGCGCGCCCAGTTCGTGCTCTCGGAGATCGGTGTCGGTCTTCGCCGCAATCTGACGATGACCTTCGCGGTCATCGTCTCCGTCGCCCTGTCCCTGGCCCTGTTCGGCGGGTCGCTGCTGATGAGCGACCAGGTCAACACCATGAAGGGCTACTGGTACGACAAGGTCAACGTCTCGGTCTTCCTCTGCAACAAGAGCGACGCCGAGTCCGACCCCAACTGCGCCAAGGGCGCGGTGACCTCGGACCAGAAGAAGCAGATCATGTCCGACCTCGACGAGATGGCCGTCGTCGACAAGGTGACGTACGAGTCGCAGGACGAGGCGTACAAGCACTACAAGGAGCAGTTCGGCGACTCGCCGCTGGCCAGCTCCCTCACGCCGGACCAGATGCAGGAGTCGTACCGGATCAAGCTGAAGGACCCGGAGAAGTACCAGGTCATCGCCACCGCCTTCGACGGCCGGGAAGGCGTGCAGTCCGTGCAGGACCAGAAGGGCATCCTGGACAACCTCTTCGGCCTCCTCAACGGCATGAACTGGGCCGCCCGCGCGGTGATGGCGCTCATGCTGGTCGTCGCCCTGATGCTGATCGTCAACACGGTGCGCGTCTCCGCGTTCAGCCGGCGGCGCGAGACCGGCATCATGCGGCTCGTCGGCGCCTCCGGGTTCTACATCCAGGCGCCGTTCATCATGGAGGCGGCGGTCGCCGGGCTCATCGGCGGTGGTGTCGCCTGCGGCTTCCTGGTGGTCGCCCGGTACTTCATCATCGACCACGGTCTCGCCCTGTCCGAGAAGCTGAACCTGATCAACTTCATCGGCTGGGACGCCGTGTTGACCAAGCTGCCGCTCATCCTGGCCACCAGCCTGCTGATGCCCGCGTTGGCCGCGTTCTTCGCGTTGCGCAAGTACCTGAAGGTGTGA
- the prfB gene encoding peptide chain release factor 2, giving the protein MAVVDVSEELKSLSSTMESIEAVLDLDRMRADIAVLEEQAAAPSLWDDPEAAQKITSKLSHLQAEVRKAEALRGRLDDLGVLFEMAEEEDDPDTRAEAESELTAVKKALDEMEVRTLLSGEYDAREALVNIRAEAGGVDAADFAEKLQRMYLRWAEQRGYKTEVYETSYAEEAGIKSTTFAVQSPYAYGTLSVEQGTHRLVRISPFDNQGRRQTSFAGVEILPVVEQTDHIEIDESELRVDVYRSSGPGGQGVNTTDSAVRLTHLPTGIVVSCQNERSQIQNKATAMNVLQAKLLERRRQEEQAKMDALKGDGGNSWGNQMRSYVLHPYQMVKDLRTEHEVGNPEAVFNGEIDGFLEAGIRWRKQQEK; this is encoded by the coding sequence GTGGCAGTCGTCGATGTATCCGAAGAGCTGAAGTCCCTCTCCTCGACCATGGAGTCGATCGAGGCCGTCCTGGACCTCGACAGGATGAGGGCAGACATCGCCGTGCTCGAGGAGCAGGCGGCCGCGCCGTCCCTCTGGGACGACCCGGAAGCGGCACAGAAGATCACCAGCAAGCTCTCCCACCTCCAGGCGGAGGTACGCAAGGCCGAGGCCCTGCGCGGGCGGCTCGACGATCTCGGCGTGCTCTTCGAGATGGCCGAGGAGGAGGACGACCCGGACACCCGTGCCGAGGCCGAGTCCGAGCTCACGGCCGTGAAGAAGGCGCTGGACGAGATGGAGGTCCGCACCCTGCTCTCGGGCGAGTACGACGCGCGTGAGGCGCTCGTCAACATCCGCGCAGAGGCGGGCGGCGTCGACGCCGCCGACTTCGCCGAGAAGCTCCAGCGCATGTACCTGCGCTGGGCCGAGCAGCGCGGCTACAAGACCGAGGTCTACGAGACGTCGTACGCGGAGGAGGCCGGCATCAAGTCGACCACCTTCGCCGTGCAGTCGCCCTACGCCTACGGCACCCTCTCCGTCGAGCAGGGCACGCACCGGCTGGTGCGCATCTCGCCCTTCGACAACCAGGGGCGCCGCCAGACCTCCTTCGCGGGCGTCGAGATCCTCCCCGTGGTCGAGCAGACCGACCACATCGAGATCGACGAGTCCGAGCTGCGGGTGGACGTGTACCGGTCCTCCGGCCCCGGCGGCCAGGGCGTGAACACCACCGACTCCGCGGTGCGGCTCACCCACCTCCCCACCGGCATCGTGGTCTCCTGCCAGAACGAGCGGTCCCAGATCCAGAACAAGGCCACCGCGATGAACGTCCTCCAGGCCAAGCTCCTGGAGCGGCGCCGTCAGGAGGAGCAGGCCAAGATGGACGCCCTCAAGGGCGACGGGGGCAACTCCTGGGGCAACCAGATGCGTTCGTACGTGCTGCACCCGTACCAGATGGTCAAGGACCTGCGCACGGAGCACGAAGTGGGCAACCCCGAGGCCGTGTTCAACGGCGAGATCGACGGCTTCCTCGAGGCCGGAATTCGCTGGCGCAAGCAGCAGGAGAAGTAG
- a CDS encoding FHA domain-containing protein: MQIRLTVVDPLGPHASAGGRAASSDVLVTAPAGTALAAVASALAAALPGGETPGTGQVVLYAGAHRLDTQRSTLGEPPLIDGAVLCLGAPGEPDPDTEPAGVPAQLHVVAGPDAGGVHLLHGGQIRLGRSADADVALDDPDVSRMHCAVTVTPDARVSVADLGSTNGTMLDGTRVGDRPVRFAPGALLRIGESALRLVPVQREATTRAATTPDGEGYVRLSGAAAPAAGRGDADEVAHARVADGAHAGDTDGAARAEGPRPAGAPSRDAGVTSGTARAGGAATAGWDTPAHGTGTDGAGRPGAGGWGSPAGLGHQADGPSGHGRGATPTEPPQVPGQGGAPRMESHGTGPTPGFPRQAPAGGETHGGAASYGAFDSAAGGYGAGAFGGGAADPDGSDARTSRGGEHGTRSTEAGGSDGGTSRGGGHDGTPAAPDGSGTATSRDGRPTARGGEPRTDPSGQSDQSGPGTGAPRRRPSGAGGSHPSAPGRGGDDGGAPDGGTGRKGTPLRGTDLPQGVRRRGGIGAWARRLTGGRGSAQDDTATGAHAYDDEAAGPAPTAPGGASHAPETWPDAASLLLTALGPGPRLWERGPAHPEALTVRLGTADRVAPGGTEPLPAVPVTAGLREVGALGLAGPRARLAGLARSVLAQLAALHSAETLEIVLISADRSRPLAERTAEWSWLGWLPQLRPAHGQDCRLLLAHDREQAMARAHELVRRLDDHLSDARPKVRPATPPGSTRQPSWARPDDGTDPADGFAGPYSVVVVDGDPGGADVRETVARLALEGPRAGIHVLCLAETAAASPTSPVAETYEAACAVSPVFRECGAVALLSGDVATALRLLRVARTSGEAPAGPVGHGTLGTVDAVSLAWAERFARALAPLRTDAPAGGERHTRVAAPLPQAARLLDELGLARATPASLMARWADAADDTHALGGRAHAVLGAGPRGPVTVDLAAEGPHLLVEGPPGSGRTELLRALVASLAAADRPDRLGVVLMDGRDSVGTDGGHGEGLAVCTDVPHVTTHLTANDPVRMREFAQSLSAELKRRAELLGRSEFPEWHTGREVSGRLVAQRTPPDGAPGTGSGPDDGDLDSPPSSTMRLRPGAARRRSGAVPPLPRLVVVVDDLDALVTPPLGSPGRPAAGSVVRALEAVAREGGRLGVHLVAATAPGGRTAQTEPAQRATLRITLDTPAPGPDEPMPGRGRLTRPDGPAVVFQAGRVTGRIPRTATLRPTVIPLEWHLMGDPPTRRPVRELGNGPTDLALLASALERAAREVEAAQVPSLL; this comes from the coding sequence ATGCAGATCCGGCTGACCGTCGTAGACCCGCTGGGCCCGCATGCTTCGGCGGGGGGCCGCGCCGCGAGCAGCGACGTGCTGGTCACCGCGCCGGCCGGCACCGCGCTGGCCGCCGTCGCCTCCGCGCTGGCCGCGGCGCTCCCCGGCGGTGAGACCCCGGGCACCGGCCAGGTGGTGCTGTACGCGGGCGCGCACCGGCTCGACACCCAGCGCAGCACCCTGGGCGAGCCACCCCTGATCGACGGCGCCGTGCTCTGCCTGGGCGCCCCCGGCGAGCCCGACCCGGACACCGAACCGGCCGGTGTCCCCGCCCAGCTCCACGTGGTCGCGGGCCCGGACGCGGGCGGCGTCCACCTCCTGCACGGCGGGCAGATCCGCCTCGGCCGCTCCGCCGACGCCGACGTCGCGCTCGACGACCCGGACGTCTCCAGGATGCACTGCGCGGTCACCGTCACCCCCGACGCCCGCGTCTCGGTCGCCGACCTCGGCTCCACCAACGGCACCATGCTGGACGGCACCCGCGTGGGCGACCGCCCGGTCCGCTTCGCGCCGGGCGCGCTGCTGCGGATCGGCGAGTCGGCCCTGCGGCTGGTGCCGGTCCAGCGCGAGGCGACGACGCGGGCGGCGACGACGCCGGACGGGGAGGGGTACGTACGGCTGTCCGGGGCGGCGGCCCCCGCAGCGGGCCGCGGTGACGCCGACGAGGTGGCGCACGCGCGCGTGGCCGACGGGGCGCACGCGGGCGACACGGACGGTGCCGCCCGAGCGGAGGGCCCCCGCCCGGCGGGCGCCCCCTCCAGGGACGCAGGTGTGACGAGCGGCACCGCACGCGCGGGCGGCGCGGCAACCGCCGGCTGGGACACCCCGGCCCACGGGACCGGAACCGACGGCGCGGGCCGCCCGGGGGCCGGTGGATGGGGCAGCCCGGCCGGACTGGGCCACCAGGCCGACGGACCTTCGGGGCACGGCCGGGGTGCGACACCCACCGAGCCGCCCCAGGTACCGGGCCAGGGCGGTGCGCCCCGCATGGAGAGCCACGGCACGGGCCCCACTCCCGGCTTCCCCAGGCAGGCCCCCGCGGGGGGCGAGACCCACGGCGGGGCGGCGTCCTACGGGGCGTTCGACTCCGCGGCGGGCGGGTACGGAGCGGGCGCGTTCGGAGGAGGCGCCGCCGATCCGGACGGGTCCGACGCGCGTACGTCACGGGGTGGTGAGCACGGAACGCGCTCCACCGAGGCCGGCGGGTCGGACGGGGGTACGTCACGCGGTGGCGGCCATGACGGCACCCCCGCCGCCCCGGACGGCTCCGGCACCGCGACCTCACGCGACGGCAGGCCGACCGCTCGCGGGGGCGAGCCCCGAACCGACCCCTCCGGCCAGTCCGACCAGTCCGGGCCCGGCACGGGAGCACCCCGCCGCCGGCCCTCCGGTGCGGGCGGATCCCACCCGAGCGCACCCGGGCGCGGCGGCGACGACGGTGGGGCCCCGGACGGTGGCACCGGACGTAAAGGCACCCCCCTGCGTGGCACCGACCTCCCGCAGGGTGTGCGGCGGCGCGGCGGTATCGGCGCGTGGGCGCGACGGCTGACCGGGGGACGCGGGAGCGCGCAGGACGACACCGCCACCGGTGCGCACGCCTACGACGACGAGGCGGCCGGACCGGCACCCACCGCACCCGGTGGCGCCTCGCACGCCCCGGAGACCTGGCCGGACGCCGCGTCGCTGCTGCTGACGGCGCTCGGCCCCGGACCCCGGCTGTGGGAGCGGGGCCCGGCGCACCCGGAGGCGCTGACCGTGCGGCTCGGTACGGCCGACCGGGTGGCGCCCGGCGGTACCGAGCCGTTGCCCGCGGTCCCCGTGACCGCCGGGCTGCGCGAGGTCGGGGCGCTCGGCCTGGCCGGCCCGCGCGCCCGGCTCGCCGGGCTGGCCCGCTCGGTGCTGGCCCAGCTCGCCGCGCTGCACTCCGCGGAGACCCTGGAGATCGTCCTGATCAGCGCGGACCGCTCCCGTCCGCTCGCCGAGCGGACCGCCGAGTGGTCCTGGCTGGGCTGGCTCCCCCAGCTGCGTCCGGCGCACGGCCAGGACTGCCGCCTGCTCCTCGCCCACGACCGCGAACAGGCCATGGCCCGCGCCCACGAGCTGGTCCGCCGCCTGGACGACCACCTGTCGGACGCCCGGCCCAAGGTCAGGCCGGCGACGCCCCCCGGCAGCACCCGGCAGCCCTCCTGGGCCCGCCCCGACGACGGCACCGACCCGGCCGACGGCTTCGCGGGGCCGTACAGCGTGGTCGTCGTGGACGGGGACCCCGGCGGGGCCGACGTGCGCGAGACCGTGGCGCGGCTGGCCCTGGAGGGACCGCGGGCCGGCATCCACGTCCTGTGCCTCGCCGAGACGGCCGCCGCCTCCCCCACCTCGCCCGTGGCGGAGACGTACGAGGCGGCCTGCGCGGTGTCACCGGTGTTCCGGGAGTGCGGTGCCGTGGCGCTGCTCAGCGGCGACGTGGCGACGGCCCTGCGGCTGCTGCGCGTCGCGCGCACCTCCGGCGAGGCCCCCGCCGGCCCGGTCGGGCACGGCACCCTCGGCACGGTCGACGCCGTCTCCCTCGCGTGGGCGGAGCGGTTCGCGCGCGCCCTGGCCCCCCTGCGCACCGACGCCCCCGCGGGCGGCGAGCGGCACACGCGGGTGGCCGCGCCGCTGCCCCAGGCGGCCCGGCTCCTGGACGAACTGGGCCTGGCCCGCGCCACCCCGGCCTCCCTGATGGCCCGCTGGGCCGACGCCGCCGACGACACGCACGCCCTCGGGGGTCGCGCCCACGCGGTGCTGGGCGCCGGACCGCGCGGCCCCGTCACGGTCGACCTCGCCGCCGAGGGACCGCACCTGCTGGTCGAGGGCCCGCCCGGCAGCGGCCGCACCGAGCTGCTGCGGGCGCTCGTCGCCTCCCTCGCCGCCGCCGACCGCCCCGACCGTCTCGGCGTCGTCCTGATGGACGGCCGCGACAGCGTGGGCACCGACGGCGGGCACGGCGAAGGACTGGCCGTCTGCACGGACGTACCGCATGTCACCACCCACCTCACCGCCAACGACCCGGTCCGCATGCGGGAGTTCGCCCAGTCCCTGAGCGCCGAGCTGAAGCGGCGGGCGGAGCTGCTCGGGCGGTCGGAGTTCCCCGAGTGGCACACCGGACGCGAGGTGTCGGGCCGTCTGGTCGCCCAGCGCACCCCGCCGGACGGCGCCCCCGGCACCGGGTCGGGGCCCGACGACGGGGACCTCGACTCCCCGCCCAGCTCCACCATGCGGCTGCGCCCGGGAGCGGCCCGGCGCCGGTCCGGGGCCGTCCCGCCGCTGCCCCGCCTCGTGGTGGTCGTGGACGATCTCGACGCGCTCGTCACTCCCCCGCTCGGCTCGCCCGGACGCCCCGCGGCCGGTTCGGTCGTGCGTGCGCTGGAGGCCGTCGCGCGGGAGGGCGGGCGGCTGGGCGTGCACCTGGTGGCCGCCACCGCGCCTGGCGGCCGTACGGCCCAGACGGAGCCCGCCCAGCGCGCCACCCTGCGCATCACGCTGGACACCCCGGCCCCGGGGCCGGACGAACCGATGCCGGGACGCGGCCGGTTGACCCGCCCCGACGGACCCGCCGTGGTCTTCCAGGCCGGGAGGGTCACCGGCCGCATCCCGCGCACCGCGACCCTGCGCCCCACGGTGATCCCGCTGGAGTGGCACCTCATGGGCGACCCGCCCACCCGCCGCCCGGTACGCGAGCTGGGCAACGGCCCCACCGACCTGGCCCTGCTGGCCAGCGCGTTGGAACGGGCGGCCCGCGAGGTGGAGGCGGCACAGGTGCCGTCACTCCTGTGA
- the ftsE gene encoding cell division ATP-binding protein FtsE produces the protein MIRFDNVSKVYPKQSHPALRDVSLEVEKGEFVFLVGSSGSGKSTFLRLILREERCSHGQVHVLGKDLARLSNWKVPQMRRQLGTVFQDFRLLPNKTVGENVAFAQEVIGKSRGEIRKSVPQVLDLVGLGGKEDRRPGELSGGEQQRVAIARAFVNRPKLLIADEPTGNLDPQTSVGIMKLLDRINRTGTTVIMATHDQNIVDQMRKRVIELDKGRLVRDQARGVYGYQH, from the coding sequence GTGATCCGATTCGACAACGTCTCCAAGGTCTACCCCAAACAGAGCCACCCAGCCCTCAGGGACGTCTCCCTGGAGGTCGAGAAGGGCGAGTTCGTCTTCCTCGTGGGATCCTCCGGCTCCGGAAAGTCCACCTTCCTGCGGCTGATCCTCCGCGAGGAGCGGTGCAGCCACGGCCAGGTGCACGTCCTGGGCAAGGACCTCGCCCGCCTGTCCAACTGGAAGGTGCCGCAGATGCGGCGCCAGCTGGGGACGGTGTTCCAGGACTTCCGCCTGCTGCCGAACAAGACGGTCGGCGAGAACGTCGCCTTCGCCCAGGAGGTCATCGGCAAGTCCCGCGGCGAGATCCGCAAGTCGGTGCCCCAGGTGCTCGACCTGGTCGGTCTCGGCGGCAAGGAGGACCGCAGGCCCGGCGAGCTGTCCGGCGGTGAGCAGCAGCGCGTCGCGATCGCGCGGGCGTTCGTCAACCGGCCCAAGCTGCTGATCGCGGACGAGCCCACCGGCAACCTCGACCCGCAGACCTCCGTGGGCATCATGAAGCTGCTCGACCGCATCAACCGGACGGGCACCACCGTGATCATGGCCACCCACGACCAGAACATCGTGGACCAGATGCGCAAGCGCGTCATCGAGCTGGACAAGGGCCGCCTCGTCCGCGACCAGGCACGCGGCGTCTACGGCTACCAGCACTGA
- a CDS encoding ABC transporter substrate-binding protein — protein MRTSSTMGPRRTLGRSTRIAATLAAGALALSLTACGGDDDNGGGDKGGQGDGGKDTAATVTLPKLDGETLEVAAVWTGAEQENFKKVLAEFEKRTGAKVTFVPAQDPIINFLGSKIAGGAPPDVAMLPQPGAIKQAVEKGWAKPLGAEAAKELGENYSPGWQEIGKVGGKQYGVYYKAANKSLIWYNAQVFENAGAAEPKTWDELLTAAQTIYDSGVTPFSVGGADGWTLTDWFENVYLSQAGPEKYDQLAKHEIKWTDPSVKEALTTLAEIWGKKDYVAGGASGALQTEFPASVTQTFTGGDQPKAGMVYEGDFVQVNIGETDAEIGTDAKVFPFPAVGDTAPVVSGGDAAVVLKDSKAAQALATWLASPDAATIQAKLGGYLSPNKNVEASAYPNDVQKKIAEALVAAGDDFRFDMSDQAPQAFGGTPGKGEWKALQDFLKNPKDVEGAQQRLEADAAAAYGS, from the coding sequence ATGCGCACGAGCAGCACCATGGGGCCACGCAGGACCCTCGGCAGAAGCACCCGGATCGCCGCCACCCTCGCCGCGGGAGCGCTCGCGCTCTCGCTCACCGCGTGCGGTGGCGACGACGACAACGGCGGTGGCGACAAGGGCGGTCAGGGGGACGGCGGCAAGGACACGGCCGCCACCGTCACCCTCCCGAAGCTGGACGGCGAGACTCTGGAGGTCGCCGCCGTCTGGACCGGCGCGGAGCAGGAGAACTTCAAGAAGGTCCTCGCCGAGTTCGAGAAGCGCACCGGCGCCAAGGTGACCTTCGTGCCCGCCCAGGACCCGATCATCAACTTCCTCGGTTCGAAGATCGCCGGCGGTGCCCCGCCGGACGTGGCGATGCTCCCGCAGCCCGGCGCCATCAAGCAGGCCGTCGAGAAGGGCTGGGCCAAACCGCTCGGCGCGGAGGCCGCCAAGGAGCTGGGCGAGAACTACTCGCCGGGCTGGCAGGAGATAGGCAAGGTCGGCGGCAAGCAGTACGGCGTGTACTACAAGGCCGCCAACAAGTCGCTGATCTGGTACAACGCGCAGGTCTTCGAGAACGCGGGCGCCGCCGAGCCCAAGACCTGGGACGAGCTGCTCACCGCCGCCCAGACGATCTACGACTCGGGCGTGACCCCGTTCTCCGTCGGCGGCGCGGACGGCTGGACCCTCACCGACTGGTTCGAGAACGTCTACCTCTCGCAGGCGGGCCCGGAGAAGTACGACCAGCTGGCCAAGCACGAGATCAAGTGGACGGACCCGTCCGTCAAGGAGGCCCTGACCACCCTCGCCGAGATCTGGGGCAAGAAGGACTACGTGGCGGGCGGCGCGTCCGGCGCGCTCCAGACCGAGTTCCCGGCCTCGGTGACGCAGACCTTCACCGGCGGCGACCAGCCGAAGGCGGGCATGGTCTACGAGGGCGACTTCGTGCAGGTCAACATCGGCGAGACGGACGCGGAGATCGGCACCGACGCGAAGGTGTTCCCCTTCCCGGCGGTCGGCGACACCGCGCCGGTGGTCTCCGGAGGCGACGCGGCCGTGGTCCTGAAGGACTCGAAGGCGGCGCAGGCGCTGGCCACCTGGCTGGCCTCGCCGGACGCGGCGACGATCCAGGCGAAGCTCGGCGGCTACCTCTCGCCGAACAAGAACGTCGAGGCGTCGGCGTACCCGAACGACGTGCAGAAGAAGATCGCCGAGGCGCTGGTCGCGGCCGGCGACGACTTCCGCTTCGACATGTCGGACCAGGCTCCGCAGGCCTTCGGCGGCACGCCCGGCAAGGGCGAGTGGAAGGCCCTCCAGGACTTCCTGAAGAACCCGAAGGACGTCGAGGGCGCACAGCAGCGGCTGGAGGCGGACGCGGCCGCCGCCTACGGGAGCTGA
- a CDS encoding serine/threonine-protein kinase, whose protein sequence is MRPVGSKYLLEEPLGRGATGTVWRARQRETAGAEAAVAGQPGETVAIKVLKEELASDPDIVMRFLRERSVLLRLTHPNIVRVRDLVVEGELLALVMDLVAGPDLHRYLRENGPLTPVAAALLTAQIADALAASHADGVVHRDLKPANVLLKQTGGEMHPMLTDFGIARLADSPGLTRTHEFVGTPAYVAPESAEGRPQTSAVDVYGAGILLYELVTGRPPFGGGSALEVLHQHLSAEPRRPSTVPDPLWTVIERCLRKNPDERPSAENLARGLRVVADGIGVHANNAQIGAAENVGMLLVPDPAPAQVPGDPGAADPTQVLPQNGGYDPNGATSVLPHTGNPSGAADPTAVLPNRGAADPTAVMPPVPPGQGQGEQPGGPDDPHPWQNQLRAARDRNEQTQVQYLDPNQDPLRRRPQRQVSRPPQQPRQAPQGPPPQQPGYGYPQQQQPQRYATPQPQQPQRYAPPPTPEPRPPRREPRPPRQRGANPMRIPGLGCLKGCLFTLVIMFVAGWLIWELSPLQDWIGTGKGYWEQLSDWFTTATDWIGDLGGSGGGGSSGS, encoded by the coding sequence GTGCGGCCGGTAGGCAGCAAGTACCTCCTCGAGGAGCCCCTCGGTCGCGGCGCGACGGGCACCGTCTGGCGTGCGCGCCAGCGTGAGACCGCGGGCGCCGAGGCGGCCGTGGCCGGACAGCCCGGCGAGACCGTCGCGATCAAGGTCCTCAAGGAAGAGCTCGCGAGCGACCCCGACATCGTGATGCGCTTCCTGCGGGAGCGCTCCGTCCTGCTCCGGCTCACCCACCCCAACATCGTCCGGGTCCGCGACCTGGTCGTGGAGGGGGAACTGCTGGCGCTCGTCATGGACCTCGTCGCCGGTCCCGACCTGCACCGCTACCTGCGGGAGAACGGGCCGCTCACCCCGGTCGCCGCCGCCCTGCTCACCGCCCAGATCGCCGACGCCCTCGCCGCCAGCCACGCGGACGGCGTGGTCCACCGCGACCTGAAGCCGGCCAACGTGCTGCTGAAGCAGACCGGCGGCGAGATGCACCCGATGCTGACCGACTTCGGCATCGCCCGCCTCGCCGACTCGCCCGGTCTCACCCGCACCCACGAGTTCGTCGGCACGCCCGCGTACGTCGCGCCGGAGTCCGCCGAGGGCCGTCCCCAGACCTCCGCCGTCGATGTGTACGGCGCCGGCATCCTGCTCTACGAACTGGTCACCGGGCGTCCCCCGTTCGGCGGCGGCTCCGCCCTCGAAGTGCTGCACCAGCATCTGAGCGCCGAGCCGCGCCGCCCCTCCACCGTCCCCGACCCGCTGTGGACGGTCATCGAGCGCTGCCTGCGCAAGAACCCCGACGAACGCCCCAGCGCCGAGAACCTCGCCCGCGGCCTGCGCGTCGTCGCCGACGGCATCGGCGTGCACGCGAACAACGCGCAGATCGGCGCCGCCGAGAACGTGGGGATGCTCCTCGTCCCCGACCCGGCGCCCGCACAGGTCCCGGGCGACCCGGGCGCCGCCGACCCGACGCAGGTCCTGCCGCAGAACGGCGGCTACGACCCGAACGGCGCGACCAGTGTCCTGCCGCACACCGGCAACCCGTCCGGCGCCGCCGACCCCACCGCCGTACTCCCCAACCGCGGGGCTGCCGACCCGACCGCCGTCATGCCGCCGGTGCCGCCCGGGCAGGGCCAGGGCGAGCAGCCCGGCGGGCCGGACGACCCGCACCCCTGGCAGAACCAGCTGCGTGCCGCCCGCGACCGCAACGAGCAGACGCAGGTCCAGTACCTCGACCCGAACCAGGACCCGCTGCGCCGCCGCCCCCAGCGGCAGGTCTCCCGCCCGCCGCAGCAGCCCCGGCAGGCCCCGCAGGGCCCGCCGCCCCAGCAGCCCGGCTACGGCTACCCGCAGCAGCAACAGCCGCAGCGGTACGCCACCCCGCAGCCGCAGCAGCCCCAGCGGTACGCGCCGCCGCCCACGCCCGAGCCCCGGCCGCCCCGGCGTGAGCCGCGCCCGCCGCGACAGCGCGGCGCGAACCCGATGCGCATCCCCGGGCTCGGCTGCCTCAAGGGGTGCCTGTTCACCCTCGTCATCATGTTCGTGGCCGGCTGGCTGATCTGGGAGCTGAGCCCGCTCCAGGACTGGATCGGCACGGGCAAGGGCTACTGGGAGCAGCTCAGCGACTGGTTCACCACGGCGACCGACTGGATCGGGGACCTGGGCGGTTCGGGCGGCGGCGGCTCCTCCGGCAGCTGA